From one Fulvitalea axinellae genomic stretch:
- the pbpC gene encoding penicillin-binding protein 1C, protein MINTPLELLKKIPQQFSSDVFRLKKVRILLGIGVFFIVFLLIPLPDPLFTPSYSTVLLSSNGNLLGSSVAADGQWRFPLSDSVPEKFSVCLTNFEDQYFRYHPGINLLAVLRATKQNIGAGKIVSGASTISMQVIRLSRKGKSRTFSEKILEMILALKLEYKYSKDEIMALYASHAPFGGNVVGLEAASRRYFGREAKKLSWAESATLAVLPNSPSIIYPGKNQRQLREKRDRLLKKLWNRGVLDSLGCALACKEPLPGKPKSLPSIAPHLLQRAKNEGLEGTFVNSSIKIALQKRINALVAQHHERMSGNEVHNAGALVIELKTGKTLAYVGNAPVKGKDSAHGEYVDIITSKRSTGSLLKPFLYALSVDEGLIAPKTLLPDIPMFFRGFAPKNFDRNFDGAVPADQSLSRSLNVPFVYLLKKYSYEKFHLRLKELGMTTLNQPANHYGLSLVLGGAETTLWDITAMYAGMGRTLNGFFKNPEPTRYRSGDFRPNSYLKAVSDKKNSALHNGKISAGAIWRTFKAMKELRRPDEEGRWEIFESSQPVAWKTGTSFGFRDAWAVGLTPEYVVGVWLGNADGEGRPGLTGLRAAAPLLFDIFDALPRAKGWFPQPMSDMPSAEMCQKSGMKAGPDCPENVIVRNPVATRRSPACAYHKLVHLDENELHQVNSRCYEVGKMKHRPWFVLPPVQAWYYKKKHRNYSSPPPLRPDCRDLEAEKNRLAFIYPRRKARIYVPVELDGTPGQTVFESVHRDKSATIFWHLDGDFIGRTEGKHVMSFRPSRGVHTVTITDKEGNSLSKSFEIISD, encoded by the coding sequence ATGATAAATACTCCGCTAGAATTGTTAAAGAAGATTCCCCAACAGTTTTCCTCTGACGTCTTTCGACTTAAAAAAGTACGTATCCTGCTGGGTATAGGTGTTTTTTTCATCGTTTTCTTACTCATTCCCCTACCCGATCCGCTTTTTACGCCGTCATATTCCACAGTTTTGCTCTCGTCAAACGGAAATTTACTCGGTTCCTCTGTTGCGGCAGACGGGCAGTGGCGCTTTCCGCTCAGCGATTCGGTTCCGGAAAAATTCTCCGTTTGCCTTACGAATTTTGAGGATCAATATTTTCGCTATCACCCAGGAATAAACCTTTTGGCCGTATTACGAGCAACGAAGCAAAATATCGGCGCCGGAAAAATAGTGAGCGGCGCCAGTACTATAAGTATGCAGGTAATCCGGCTTTCCAGAAAAGGAAAATCGAGAACTTTTAGTGAGAAAATTCTTGAGATGATTCTTGCGCTGAAACTCGAATACAAATACAGTAAAGACGAAATTATGGCGCTTTACGCCTCTCATGCGCCGTTTGGCGGAAATGTCGTGGGGCTGGAGGCCGCGTCGAGAAGATATTTCGGCAGAGAAGCTAAAAAACTTTCTTGGGCGGAATCCGCAACGCTAGCGGTGTTACCGAATAGTCCGTCGATTATTTATCCAGGAAAAAATCAGCGACAGTTACGTGAAAAACGTGATCGATTACTGAAAAAACTTTGGAACCGGGGCGTTTTGGATTCGCTCGGTTGCGCCCTGGCTTGTAAAGAACCATTGCCTGGAAAACCGAAATCATTGCCGTCAATCGCTCCGCACCTTTTACAAAGAGCCAAAAACGAAGGTTTGGAAGGAACTTTCGTCAATTCTTCGATAAAAATCGCCCTGCAAAAAAGAATCAACGCCTTGGTGGCCCAACACCATGAGCGAATGTCCGGAAATGAGGTCCATAATGCCGGAGCTTTGGTGATCGAACTAAAAACGGGAAAAACTTTGGCTTACGTAGGCAATGCTCCCGTAAAGGGCAAAGATTCTGCGCACGGAGAATATGTGGATATTATTACATCGAAAAGAAGCACGGGAAGTTTGCTCAAGCCTTTTTTGTACGCGTTATCCGTCGACGAAGGGCTAATCGCCCCGAAAACACTTTTGCCCGACATTCCGATGTTTTTCCGAGGTTTCGCTCCGAAGAATTTTGACAGAAACTTTGATGGCGCCGTGCCGGCCGATCAGTCGCTTAGTCGTTCGCTGAATGTTCCGTTCGTTTACTTGCTCAAAAAATATTCGTACGAAAAATTCCATCTTCGATTAAAAGAGCTTGGAATGACTACACTCAACCAGCCCGCGAACCATTACGGACTCTCGCTGGTACTTGGCGGAGCCGAAACCACTCTTTGGGACATCACCGCCATGTATGCCGGCATGGGAAGAACGTTGAACGGTTTTTTCAAAAACCCCGAACCTACACGATACCGAAGTGGTGATTTTCGTCCAAATTCTTACCTAAAAGCCGTAAGTGACAAGAAAAATTCCGCTTTACATAACGGGAAAATTAGCGCAGGCGCAATTTGGCGGACTTTTAAGGCAATGAAAGAACTTCGCCGGCCGGACGAAGAAGGCCGATGGGAAATATTCGAATCGTCACAGCCCGTAGCGTGGAAAACTGGCACAAGTTTCGGTTTCCGAGACGCTTGGGCCGTAGGATTGACACCGGAATATGTAGTGGGCGTTTGGCTCGGCAACGCCGACGGCGAAGGGCGCCCGGGATTAACGGGCCTAAGAGCCGCCGCACCGCTACTTTTCGATATTTTTGACGCTTTGCCGAGAGCAAAAGGTTGGTTTCCGCAACCGATGAGCGATATGCCGTCGGCGGAAATGTGTCAGAAAAGTGGAATGAAAGCCGGACCAGATTGCCCTGAGAACGTAATTGTTCGTAACCCGGTAGCGACACGCAGAAGTCCGGCTTGCGCTTATCATAAACTGGTTCATCTTGACGAAAATGAGCTTCATCAAGTTAACAGCCGATGCTATGAGGTAGGAAAAATGAAACACAGACCCTGGTTTGTGCTTCCGCCCGTTCAGGCTTGGTATTATAAGAAAAAACACCGTAACTATTCCAGTCCCCCGCCCTTGCGCCCGGATTGCCGGGATTTGGAAGCGGAAAAAAATCGATTGGCGTTTATTTATCCCCGCAGGAAGGCCCGGATATATGTTCCCGTAGAACTTGACGGAACTCCGGGACAAACGGTATTCGAATCTGTTCACAGAGACAAATCGGCAACTATTTTTTGGCATCTTGACGGCGATTTTATTGGTAGAACCGAAGGCAAGCACGTAATGTCATTTCGGCCGTCACGGGGCGTTCACACGGTTACGATTACGGATAAGGAGGGAAATTCGCTTTCCAAGAGCTTCGAAATAATCAGTGATTGA
- a CDS encoding TonB-dependent receptor encodes MTRRIFRNLCTLTGLLFCLVVPPPVFGQGGLKISGTIKDKANGEDLVGATVAIKEMPGKGAVSNAYGFYSLSLPAGKYTLIYGFVGYDPIMREIDGSGEQKINIELAENAQELDVIVVSAEAEDANVTANEMSVVKLSPKEIEDVPVLFGERDIMKTIQLMPGVQSAGEGGSGFYVRGGDAGQNLLLLDEAPVYNASHMMGFFSVFNSDAIRSVDLYKAGIPPAFGGRVSSVMDIKMKEGDSKNFGVSGGIGLIASRLTAEGPIVKDKGSFIISGRRTYADMFLAFSSDEDLNNSSLYFYDLNMKANYSLNDNNRLFVSGYFGKDKMGTDDFGIDWGNATGTVRWNHILNSSWFSNTSLIYSKYRFGFEISDNGAAKRGLDSNIENWNLKQQFEYYRSENISYKFGLNAIRHTVSPGEMSADDEAAVSDFSVPKRHAFEYAAYASADHKISPKFRAEYGLRFSGFLALGPGDFHTYNDKGDIISTETYDKNEVAEDYYGLEPRLNLTYLLDGRSSFKFSYNRVYQYLHLLSASSSGTPMDYWMPSSNNIEPEIGDQWAVGYFRNFNENQYEFSAEVYYKDIQNVLDYKVGADVILNENVEADLLYGDGRAYGLELHLKKKTGKLTGWLSYTLSRSERKFDELNNNDWFPAKQDRTHDISITAVYKLSERVKLSGNWVFYTGNAVTFPSGKYQVDGKWVNLYTERNGYRMPDYHRLDLGLTLENKKYKYTLDRETGKKVKVKKKVESGWNFSLYNAYARENAYTITFRENEDDRNQTEAVRLALFSIIPSVSYYFKF; translated from the coding sequence ATGACTAGAAGAATTTTTCGAAATCTGTGTACGCTGACAGGCTTGTTATTTTGCCTGGTGGTTCCGCCTCCTGTTTTTGGACAAGGAGGGTTGAAGATTAGCGGAACGATCAAGGACAAGGCTAACGGAGAAGACCTAGTGGGGGCGACAGTGGCGATCAAAGAAATGCCGGGAAAGGGTGCCGTCTCAAACGCTTACGGTTTTTATTCCCTGAGCCTTCCGGCGGGCAAGTATACGCTTATATACGGCTTTGTGGGGTATGATCCGATAATGAGGGAAATTGACGGGTCTGGCGAACAGAAAATCAACATTGAGCTAGCGGAAAATGCTCAAGAGTTGGACGTGATAGTAGTGAGCGCCGAGGCTGAAGACGCCAATGTGACTGCCAATGAAATGAGTGTCGTGAAACTCAGTCCCAAAGAAATTGAGGATGTTCCGGTCCTTTTCGGGGAGCGCGATATCATGAAAACCATCCAGCTTATGCCTGGTGTGCAGTCTGCGGGCGAGGGTGGTAGCGGTTTCTATGTCCGGGGCGGAGACGCCGGCCAAAACTTACTTTTGCTTGACGAGGCGCCCGTTTACAACGCTTCGCATATGATGGGCTTTTTCTCGGTGTTCAATTCCGACGCCATTAGAAGCGTCGATCTTTACAAAGCTGGGATTCCGCCCGCTTTTGGTGGACGGGTTTCTTCCGTGATGGATATTAAGATGAAAGAAGGCGACTCCAAAAACTTCGGTGTTTCTGGTGGAATAGGCCTTATAGCGTCCAGACTCACCGCTGAGGGACCTATCGTGAAGGATAAGGGATCGTTCATCATTTCAGGTCGTAGGACTTACGCCGACATGTTTCTGGCATTTTCGTCTGACGAGGACCTGAATAATTCGTCGCTTTATTTTTATGATTTGAATATGAAGGCGAATTATAGCCTGAACGACAATAACAGGCTGTTCGTCTCGGGGTATTTCGGAAAAGACAAAATGGGAACCGATGATTTCGGGATCGATTGGGGCAACGCTACGGGTACGGTTCGCTGGAACCATATCCTGAACAGTAGCTGGTTTTCCAACACGTCTCTCATTTACAGCAAGTATCGTTTTGGTTTCGAAATTTCTGACAACGGAGCTGCCAAACGAGGTCTTGATTCAAATATCGAGAACTGGAACCTTAAGCAACAATTCGAATATTATAGGAGCGAAAATATCTCGTACAAATTCGGTTTGAACGCTATTAGGCACACCGTTTCGCCAGGCGAAATGTCCGCTGACGATGAGGCTGCCGTAAGCGACTTCTCCGTTCCGAAGAGACACGCTTTCGAATACGCCGCTTACGCAAGCGCCGACCATAAAATTTCTCCGAAATTCCGTGCGGAATATGGCCTTCGTTTTTCTGGATTTCTGGCCTTGGGCCCTGGAGATTTCCACACCTACAATGATAAGGGCGACATAATATCGACTGAAACTTACGACAAAAACGAAGTTGCTGAGGACTATTACGGCCTTGAGCCACGTTTGAATTTGACGTATTTGCTGGATGGGCGAAGCTCTTTCAAGTTTTCTTACAACAGGGTTTACCAATACCTGCACTTGCTTTCGGCTTCATCTTCCGGTACACCGATGGATTATTGGATGCCTAGCAGTAATAATATTGAACCAGAAATTGGAGATCAATGGGCCGTGGGGTATTTCCGGAATTTTAACGAAAACCAATACGAGTTCTCCGCCGAAGTGTATTATAAAGACATCCAGAATGTTCTTGATTACAAAGTCGGAGCAGATGTTATTCTTAATGAAAACGTAGAGGCGGATTTGCTTTACGGCGACGGGCGTGCATACGGCCTGGAACTTCACCTTAAGAAAAAGACAGGAAAACTTACCGGTTGGCTTTCTTATACGCTCTCGCGTTCCGAGCGCAAGTTTGACGAACTTAACAATAATGATTGGTTTCCCGCCAAACAGGACCGAACTCATGACATTTCCATTACGGCCGTTTACAAGCTAAGCGAAAGGGTCAAACTGTCGGGTAACTGGGTTTTCTATACAGGCAACGCGGTGACTTTCCCGAGCGGAAAATATCAGGTAGACGGAAAATGGGTGAACTTGTACACTGAGCGTAACGGATACCGAATGCCGGATTACCACCGTTTGGATTTGGGCTTGACTTTGGAAAACAAAAAGTACAAATACACGCTGGATAGGGAAACGGGAAAGAAAGTGAAAGTGAAGAAGAAAGTGGAGTCTGGTTGGAACTTCTCGCTTTACAACGCTTATGCGCGCGAAAATGCGTATACAATCACTTTCCGCGAAAACGAGGATGATCGTAACCAAACCGAAGCTGTGCGTTTGGCGCTGTTCAGCATTATCCCTTCTGTTTCGTATTACTTTAAATTCTGA
- a CDS encoding pentapeptide repeat-containing protein, with product MANHNENILIGETVEKISADGELCGVYEECRFVSCDFSGANFSGITFRDCVFETCDLSNANFSGVALQDVVFKESRLLGIDFTVCRPILIEFSFERSILSYTRFSGMNLKNTRFTECVIVGADFTDAKLERADFSKTKLEDSLFDGADLKKSDFREASGYKINPWVSQIRGAKFSYPEVLSMLEPFGIEIS from the coding sequence ATGGCGAATCATAACGAGAATATACTGATTGGAGAAACCGTCGAGAAAATCTCGGCTGACGGAGAGCTTTGTGGCGTTTACGAAGAATGCCGCTTCGTTTCCTGCGATTTTTCGGGAGCCAACTTTTCCGGTATCACTTTCCGCGACTGCGTTTTCGAAACTTGTGATTTAAGCAACGCAAATTTCTCGGGAGTGGCGTTACAAGATGTAGTTTTCAAGGAAAGCCGGCTTCTTGGCATCGATTTCACTGTTTGTCGTCCAATTCTGATCGAATTTTCTTTCGAACGTTCCATTTTATCCTACACCCGCTTCTCCGGAATGAATTTGAAAAATACACGCTTTACAGAATGCGTAATAGTCGGAGCGGATTTTACCGACGCAAAACTTGAGCGAGCTGATTTTAGCAAAACTAAACTGGAAGACAGCCTTTTTGACGGAGCGGATCTAAAAAAATCGGACTTTCGCGAAGCTTCAGGCTATAAAATCAATCCGTGGGTGAGCCAAATACGTGGCGCAAAATTTTCTTATCCGGAAGTACTATCGATGTTGGAGCCTTTCGGTATAGAAATTTCCTAA
- a CDS encoding CatA-like O-acetyltransferase: protein MTEKEQHEKYEGKELKEGDVSQYERWALDFFHQKEFVQEPILQMTLQLDITEAYRTYSEKYKDNPDASFTAYITWYLIQTQAAHPYFRYRKIDGTWYIFANLPVFMPVAIGGEARFGQILLENPVKMTLNEFFASYRKDIDRALLGEVFETLDEWTWANSHFVGNLPNLQFSGFQLHTPKDKSGRPFFYFGKRYTQEGKTMIPMLLAFDHSNLDPFVISSFMEDFQKRIDTDANA from the coding sequence ATGACTGAAAAAGAACAACACGAGAAATACGAGGGAAAGGAACTGAAAGAAGGAGATGTCAGCCAGTACGAACGTTGGGCGCTCGATTTTTTTCACCAAAAAGAATTCGTGCAGGAGCCTATATTGCAGATGACCTTGCAACTCGATATCACCGAGGCTTACCGTACATACTCGGAAAAATATAAAGACAATCCAGACGCTTCGTTTACGGCATATATCACTTGGTATCTAATCCAAACACAAGCTGCGCACCCTTATTTCCGTTACCGTAAAATTGACGGAACGTGGTACATTTTCGCAAACTTGCCAGTTTTTATGCCCGTTGCCATTGGAGGCGAGGCCAGATTCGGGCAAATCTTACTGGAAAACCCCGTCAAGATGACTCTCAACGAGTTTTTCGCAAGCTATCGGAAAGATATTGACAGAGCACTTTTAGGAGAAGTATTCGAGACTCTGGACGAATGGACTTGGGCCAACTCCCACTTTGTAGGTAACCTTCCGAACTTACAGTTCTCCGGTTTTCAGCTTCATACTCCGAAAGACAAATCAGGAAGACCATTTTTCTATTTTGGAAAAAGGTACACGCAGGAAGGCAAAACAATGATCCCGATGCTTTTGGCATTCGATCATTCCAACCTTGATCCATTCGTTATTTCGTCTTTTATGGAAGATTTCCAAAAAAGAATCGATACTGACGCAAACGCATAA
- a CDS encoding amidohydrolase family protein, translating to MKKLLLWPLALSLALSGVAQDKEKGWDVENPPGESKEIRIKTDEGTWMNLDVSPDGKKVVFDMLGDIYVISVAGGKARLLKGGMSMDVQPRFSPDGRHISFTSDAGGGDNVWIMNSDGSDARQVTKENFRLLNNAEWMPDGQYLVARKHFTSGRSLGAGELWLYHIKGGSGVQLTKRKNDQQDAGEPAVSPDGKYVYFSEDMSGGSTFEYNKDPNGRIYVIRRVNTETGKVRNIISGPGGAVRPQISPDGRKIAFVRRVRTKSVLFVHDLKTGEEYPVYDGLSKDQQEAWAIFGVYTCFDWMPDNQNVIIWSKGKIVKIDTETGKATPIPFNVDVRKKVMSTVKNQNAVLAEKFDSKMIRQAKTSPDGKWLVFNAVGHIWKKKLPNGKPVRLTDDTEFEFEPNFSADGKWLVYVSWDDEKLGEIRKLDLTDKNSKPAKITSEKGFYRTPTFSPDGKKVAYRKDRGNDHMGFNFTKNPGLYYIDANGGESFQICEEGEYPAFDNSGERIYYMTGGYLFGSLKKGFHSIGLDGKDKRTHFTSKYANQFAVSPDGKKVAFSELHKVYLAPFPKTGKGTDLSHGGGKFPVVQVAEDAGTSLHWSAKGENLHWTLGGEYFTVNAKDRLEAFGTEKLKEFKPEKKGQNVGLTLKADIPEGKMAFTNARIITMDGDKVIENGILVVDGNKIVAVGEASATKMPSDAKVIDCSGKTIMPGIVDSHAHLGTFRYGMSPQQQWSYFANLAYGVTTTHDPSSNSEMVFSQSEMVKTGTMVGPRIFSTGTILYGADGDFKAVINNLDDARSAVYRTKALGAFSVKSYNQPRRDQRQQVLQASRELGINVYPEGGSTFFANISQVIDGHTGIEHNLPIAPLFDDVIQLWSEVGTAYTPTLIVNYGGNSGEYYWYQHTDVWGKERLLKFMPRGMVDSRSRRVTLVPEEEYENGHILTSKSCKALSDAGVRVNLGAHGQLQGLGAHWELWMLEQGGMTPLEAIRSATLNGAVYLGMDSEIGSLEVGKLADLIIMDKNPLDDIRNSESVRYTMVNGRLYDCETMNEIGNYDKKRGSFYWEGQKYNRGFEWHSETNSFMPSNCGCGRH from the coding sequence CGCTGGCGCTATCGGGCGTAGCCCAAGACAAAGAAAAGGGCTGGGATGTGGAGAACCCGCCCGGCGAATCCAAAGAAATCAGAATAAAGACCGACGAGGGCACGTGGATGAACCTCGACGTAAGCCCCGACGGCAAAAAGGTTGTGTTTGATATGCTCGGCGACATCTACGTCATTTCGGTTGCAGGCGGAAAGGCCCGCTTGCTCAAAGGCGGAATGTCAATGGACGTACAGCCAAGGTTTAGCCCTGACGGACGGCATATTAGTTTCACTTCCGATGCCGGTGGCGGTGATAACGTCTGGATTATGAACTCCGACGGCTCCGACGCAAGGCAAGTTACCAAAGAGAATTTCAGGTTGCTCAACAACGCCGAATGGATGCCAGACGGCCAATATCTTGTTGCCAGAAAGCACTTTACGAGCGGACGTTCGTTGGGCGCGGGCGAGCTGTGGCTTTATCATATTAAGGGCGGATCGGGCGTACAGCTCACCAAACGCAAAAACGACCAGCAGGACGCCGGAGAGCCTGCCGTGTCGCCAGACGGCAAATACGTGTACTTCAGCGAGGATATGAGCGGAGGATCCACCTTTGAGTATAATAAGGATCCCAACGGCCGTATCTACGTAATCCGCAGGGTGAATACTGAGACGGGCAAAGTCCGTAATATTATTTCGGGTCCCGGCGGAGCCGTTCGTCCGCAGATATCGCCCGACGGACGCAAAATAGCCTTTGTGAGACGAGTTCGCACCAAATCGGTGTTGTTTGTCCATGACCTGAAAACAGGCGAAGAATACCCCGTTTACGACGGTCTGAGCAAAGACCAGCAGGAAGCCTGGGCCATCTTCGGCGTTTATACCTGTTTCGACTGGATGCCGGACAACCAAAACGTGATTATTTGGTCAAAAGGGAAAATCGTTAAGATCGATACCGAAACAGGTAAAGCAACTCCGATTCCGTTCAATGTGGATGTCCGGAAAAAGGTGATGTCCACCGTAAAGAACCAAAATGCCGTATTGGCCGAGAAGTTCGACTCGAAGATGATTCGCCAGGCAAAGACTTCTCCTGACGGAAAATGGCTCGTATTCAACGCTGTGGGCCATATCTGGAAGAAAAAATTGCCAAACGGCAAACCGGTTCGCTTGACCGATGATACGGAATTCGAGTTTGAACCGAACTTTTCTGCCGATGGCAAATGGCTTGTTTACGTTTCTTGGGACGATGAAAAGCTAGGAGAGATCAGAAAACTGGATTTGACGGATAAAAATTCAAAACCTGCAAAGATCACTTCCGAAAAAGGCTTTTACAGAACCCCAACCTTCTCCCCCGACGGCAAAAAGGTTGCATATCGAAAAGACAGGGGCAACGATCATATGGGTTTTAATTTCACCAAAAATCCGGGCCTCTACTATATCGATGCCAATGGCGGAGAATCGTTCCAGATATGCGAGGAGGGCGAATATCCCGCCTTTGACAATTCAGGTGAGCGAATTTACTATATGACAGGCGGTTACCTTTTCGGCTCTTTGAAGAAAGGTTTTCACAGTATCGGTCTGGACGGAAAAGACAAGCGAACCCACTTCACATCAAAGTACGCGAACCAATTTGCCGTAAGTCCCGACGGCAAAAAGGTGGCTTTCTCCGAACTCCATAAAGTTTACCTGGCTCCTTTCCCAAAAACGGGCAAAGGAACTGATCTGTCGCACGGCGGTGGGAAATTCCCCGTGGTACAGGTTGCCGAAGATGCCGGAACCAGCCTCCATTGGTCCGCTAAGGGTGAAAATCTGCATTGGACGCTTGGAGGAGAGTATTTTACGGTAAATGCCAAAGATAGGCTGGAAGCCTTCGGAACTGAAAAACTCAAGGAATTTAAGCCCGAAAAGAAGGGCCAAAATGTTGGGTTAACTCTCAAGGCGGATATTCCCGAAGGGAAAATGGCTTTCACAAATGCCCGGATCATCACTATGGACGGCGACAAAGTGATCGAAAACGGCATTTTGGTGGTAGATGGAAACAAGATCGTTGCGGTAGGTGAAGCTTCGGCAACCAAAATGCCGTCGGATGCCAAAGTGATCGATTGTTCGGGAAAAACGATAATGCCCGGAATCGTTGACTCCCACGCTCACCTCGGAACTTTCAGGTATGGAATGAGCCCGCAACAGCAATGGAGTTATTTCGCGAATTTGGCCTACGGTGTTACGACAACCCATGATCCGTCGTCAAATTCGGAAATGGTTTTCAGCCAATCCGAGATGGTCAAAACCGGAACAATGGTGGGCCCGAGGATTTTCTCTACAGGAACAATCCTCTACGGAGCCGACGGCGACTTCAAGGCCGTAATCAACAACCTTGACGACGCCCGTTCGGCCGTTTATAGGACAAAAGCCTTGGGAGCGTTTTCCGTAAAGAGCTACAACCAACCGCGCCGGGATCAGCGCCAACAGGTTTTGCAGGCTTCACGCGAATTGGGAATCAACGTTTACCCGGAAGGTGGCTCAACATTTTTCGCCAACATTTCGCAAGTGATCGACGGACATACGGGTATTGAGCATAACCTCCCGATCGCCCCTCTCTTCGATGACGTTATTCAGCTTTGGAGTGAAGTCGGAACGGCTTATACGCCGACTTTGATCGTGAATTACGGTGGAAATTCGGGTGAGTATTATTGGTACCAGCACACGGACGTTTGGGGAAAAGAGCGTCTACTGAAGTTTATGCCGAGAGGAATGGTCGATTCCCGCTCGCGCAGAGTGACGCTTGTACCTGAAGAGGAATATGAGAATGGCCATATTCTTACCTCAAAGTCCTGCAAAGCACTGTCGGATGCGGGCGTTCGGGTAAACCTCGGGGCGCACGGACAGCTTCAGGGCCTTGGGGCGCATTGGGAGCTTTGGATGCTTGAACAAGGCGGAATGACTCCGCTGGAGGCGATCAGGTCTGCTACGCTCAACGGTGCGGTGTATCTTGGAATGGATAGCGAGATCGGGTCTTTGGAAGTAGGGAAATTGGCGGATTTGATTATCATGGACAAGAACCCTCTCGATGATATCCGTAATAGCGAATCCGTAAGATACACCATGGTAAACGGCAGGCTGTACGATTGCGAGACAATGAACGAAATCGGAAACTACGACAAAAAGAGAGGAAGCTTCTATTGGGAAGGCCAAAAATATAATCGAGGTTTTGAATGGCATTCGGAGACCAACAGCTTTATGCCGAGCAATTGCGGTTGTGGTAGACATTAG
- a CDS encoding DUF4249 domain-containing protein: protein MISVKRYILGLISILALASCEKVIDVELDSSDPRVVIEGVVTDIENGSYVTVKKTVDFENVGKPELIKNAKVTLSSGGQTWTFESDQDGVYRHDGFTGQIGSKYTLKVEEGGVTHTASATMLQRIPIEKITMEFDEDSNRRGDDDDNWKVKVKYFDPAGPINYYKFAVWVDGELVEDRIMIRSGKYSDGINTEYSFWEDLAEGQKLRVHLYQIEEKTYEYFESISDIYGGGNPLAPGNPDGQFDTDALGYFATYPVSEKSVTVTDTENRE from the coding sequence ATGATTAGTGTTAAAAGATATATACTGGGCCTAATATCGATTTTGGCTCTGGCATCATGCGAAAAGGTTATCGATGTGGAGCTCGATTCTTCGGATCCGAGAGTTGTGATTGAAGGAGTGGTGACCGATATCGAGAACGGGAGCTACGTTACTGTGAAAAAAACAGTGGATTTTGAGAATGTCGGCAAACCTGAACTAATCAAAAATGCCAAGGTAACACTTAGCTCGGGTGGACAGACTTGGACCTTTGAAAGTGATCAGGACGGAGTATACAGACACGATGGGTTTACTGGGCAAATAGGCTCGAAATACACGTTGAAAGTGGAAGAAGGAGGAGTCACGCACACGGCGTCGGCCACTATGTTACAAAGAATTCCGATAGAAAAAATCACTATGGAATTTGACGAAGACAGCAACCGTAGGGGGGACGACGACGACAATTGGAAAGTCAAGGTGAAATATTTCGATCCGGCTGGGCCAATCAATTATTACAAATTCGCTGTATGGGTCGACGGAGAACTGGTGGAAGACCGAATCATGATCCGAAGCGGTAAGTATAGCGACGGAATAAATACGGAATACTCTTTTTGGGAAGATTTGGCTGAAGGGCAAAAACTCCGAGTACACCTTTACCAAATCGAAGAGAAAACTTACGAATATTTCGAGTCGATTTCAGACATTTACGGAGGCGGTAACCCCTTGGCACCGGGTAATCCGGACGGACAGTTCGATACTGACGCTCTTGGATATTTCGCAACTTATCCAGTATCGGAAAAGAGCGTAACGGTTACCGATACGGAAAACAGGGAGTAA